The nucleotide sequence CATGAGCTGAAGGGTTATAATCGATGATAGACGAAAAATGATAATTGACGATAGCCATGACGAGGTAGGTtaggagaaaataaaataaaaaatattataataagatgaaaaaaaagagtataataagatgagaaaaaaatattattttaataagtaaaaaataaaaaatgatgataGAGGATGTGGGtaagatgagaaaaaaataaaaaataaaaaaagattattataagtaaaatattattttattaatttttaaaggtGAGAGTTGTCTTAAAAGAAAAACTCTAAATAAACTTGAATGACGGAACTGCCCTTTGCTAAGAAAGCGACTACTGCATTCTTGCGTACCACAAAGAGCTTGTTGACTCACCGGCACAGGGACAGAAATAGGAAATAGGGAAAAAGAATAACCGAGAAGCATCCAACGATAAGACCAGTCGCAGGATTAGGGTTTTAAGGACTCACTTGCACTCCCCTCCTCCACCTTCTCGAATGGCTTCTTCCGAGAAGGATGCTGCGCTTGCCACAACCCCATCCGACGCGCCCACCATGTGAGGCATCTGTCTCCTCATCCTTCTCGATTCTTCTTCTTGCAGTTCGGATCGCTTTCGGTATCATGTTTGGTTGTGTGAACTATCAGCGGATGCCTAAAGAGACTTGATTTTGTGGACGATTAATGATCGCACTTCTTAGTTTTGGGGTTTTTGATCGCATTTAGTGCTTTAATGATGTACCTTTACTACTTAGAGTGGAATTGATTGGGGCGAGGTGGTCATTTTGATGCCGATCGAGGCTTTCACTGCTTATTTTGCCTGTATCTCCTCATGATTGTCTCAAGTCCAAATCGGTTATTGGAAGATACGCTAGTTTGCATGAGTACAACAGTTTACATGATGAAATTGGATTCCCTAATATTGAGTACAAATGCTATTTAAATTGAACTCCTATCCATTAAAACTAGATGATTCCAGAGGATAAAAAAAATCTTCCCCTTTTACTTAGGGATCAACCGAGTTATAGTTCCAACCTACGTATATAAACAAGGACCATTTAGTTGACTCCATTGCCAAAAGTAGTTTTATTTTTCTCCCATCTTTTATCTTCTAAAGTTCTCGCTAGTACATACTTATGCTAAGCTTTATGCATTTTCTTTTCACACTAACTACTTTTTGAGATTACTGCCCCACCATGGTCTCTTGAACAATCAAGCTATTGCTTGAGACTTTAAGCATTGTTTCCTCTCTATTAAATTGTgtattcctttcttttttctatattcttaaaataatatttcaattataaaTGCATCACTGTTTTCTTAATATATGTATGTGCTTCTTGAAATGTGCCACTGTATTGTAACAATTTCTTGGAGACCACACTGATAGCTAAGCATCAAGAACAAGAAATAATTTTCAGATTTAGGACATGTCATGCAATTAACAGAGCAACACTTGTATGTCTTTTTTTGTTACAAAAGCATCTTGATCAAGGagctaattttaataattaaacttGTCATTTTAATACAGCTTCGATAAAATTATACACAAGGAAATTCCTTCCAAGGTGGTTTATGAGGACGAAAAGGTAATTCATCATTCTTGAAGTTGCTAGATTTATAGATACTATGTTTCTATTTACTATCAGTCGACAGTTGTTGTTTACTTTATGTGAATATTTATATAGGCTATGTTTCTAACTTCAACCAGTTTGTAATGTTTCTTTCTGTTTGCATTAACACTTGTATGTAGAGGAGTGGTAGTAGAATGGATAGGTTGGAAAATTGGAGTGTGATAGGTGGAAAAGTTATATTGTTGAATGCTCAGAATTAGCTCTTCTATTTCCTAAGATTTTCTTCAAGAAAGTGGGTATGAAGCTATGTCATAAACCAGGCTTCCTACTTCTGCCAGTATTTACTTGTTAATAGTTAAAATATGGAATCTTTTATCTTAATCTTGTGTAGCAACGATCAACAAATCTTTGCACCAGTTATCTCTTTAACTATGGGAGTAGCTTCTTTGTGGTGCCAACTTCATATAAAATCTGTTGTATGTCATAATCCTACTTTGAGATTATTTCTATTcagttaaatttatcttttttctctACCTTTTCAGTTGGTCAATCAAACTTAAAGCTGCAAAACTAAATCAGGGTTTTTTGTGTTttagcattaaaatttatttgcaTTGAAAGCAATATACTCACATAAGAAGGAGATTGCATCAGGGCACACATAGTGTACAATTGATGCACGTACATAAAAAATGCAAGGTTTAGGCTGAGCTGTTGGATGATTCTTGTCTTTTGGATGATTTTTTGATAGAAATGGGTGTCTCCCTTGCTCTTCCTTCAACCCGTACTATATTGTGTGTTCTCATGagggtttttattattattattttatttatttatttttgttcttcatgtgtcatctcttttctctttctttcttttgtttcaatttttttttgccttatcaaaaatttttttccttcttgtgatAACCTGTTTCTCATAAGTTTAGCTTTGAGTTATCAATTTTTTGAATAATTGCCAACTTTGGCTCTAAACTCTTGCCACATAGCCTAGGCTTAATTGAATATAGTGATAAAGGAATTTGTCAAATGACTCTTTAGATTGAGCAAATTTATGTTTATGATAATCAATAATATCCTTCATAACTTTGTGTTATGATTATCTTTAGATTCTCATCACTGTTTTCCAGGTCATTTTGTTGGTTTGGAGCTCCATTACATATACAACTTACATGACGATaggtttatattttaataattgatTTTTTTCATTGGAAGTACAGGAAGCTTTATTCTGAGTTTTTCATTTTGGGGAACTTTTACTTCATAGAATTGTCATTACTAAAAAAGTCTAACCACAGAGTAGGAGAAAAAGGTCCACTaggaaaaataatataatttctgTGAGTGGCAGGCCCCTATTTCACCTTTCTTTTTCTGTCATAATCCTTCTCCTTTTTATTCTTGATTCTGTTGATCTTATTCTCCTCTAGAATCCTATTTCTTTAATAGATTTTTCTATCTGAAATGTTTATCATCTTCTTCTTGATTCCTTTTGTTCTACATTCTTCTAAAATTTTACTACAGCTAATGATATATTTAATATCCATGCTTAAATGTATCAGATTAGTCCAAACTGATCTTATTTGAGGCTTGTGATTAATAATCACTAGGAAACAACATTACATTAATAATTGGTTCCAGatcactgatgattttgtttgAACTTTTGTCAAATATAAGATGCCAACAGATGAAGAttatgatgagattaatattcctCTTCACTTAGCTTTATTCTATGAAGagttttcatttatatatatatatatatatatatatatattataaaaggtgACGCTatgtcgccttatatatatatatacgtccgTTAAgggacggtccgtgtaccggtaagcTGATGGATTGATACGTACCGTCCGTACCGGACGATATTatttgaaattgcataccttgcttttATCATTTTTCCAACGACATACGTGGCTGATGTGCATCTCTTTTTCACTTTCCACCCGTAATTGGCTAACATATTCAGTTTTTATGTTATAACCATTAAATGATTTATTGTATTTTCCTATACCCTTTGGCAACAGGCAAGGGTGTCAGGTCAGTCCAAATTCAATGCAACTCTTGGTCGTGCATCTTCCCCAGCTTCAGAGAAATTGCCATCGCTTTGGCCAAGGCAAGATGTAACTTTTATTAATAATGACAATTTTCGAACTTCCAATCAAATCAGGGTTGATTCACATCCTCCACCGTTGGCTACTATGGTTGTTCATCAAGATACTAGCTCTTCCAGAAATATGGTACTAGATTTAACTGTATGGAATTGGAATTCAGTTATTCAACATTTGGAAGCATAATAACTCTTATGCTTTTAAGATTCGTTACTTTAATTTTCTTTATGATATGAACTTACGGTACTTTTTTCTGTTTAGTGATTCCATTTTGTTTGTTGCGTATTAGTTTCATTATAGTTTATATATACTCTTGTTAGGATAGTCACCTCTTATTGATCACCTTCTTTTCTCTGAGGGATCTAGGTAGCCCCTAAGAGAGAGAGTGGAaagaattttattataataataggGAGAGCTATAAGACagattgaagagagagagagagatgagagaaGACAAAAAGGAACAATGGAGGATTTTATTATAAGGAACAGTCAAAACTTTTCTTTTGTTCTAGCATATGTTTTTCCTTTAGGCTAATCAAGAGACATGAGCAAATTTGGATTTTGGATGGAATTAGGACCAAATTCAGAAGATCCTTAAGCTGGATTGCATCAACTCGAATTCTAAGAACTAGTCACACTATCCATTAAACATTGACCAAAGTAGTCAAACTTTTGCATAAACTAGAATAAGAGTCCATCAGGGCATATATGCTTGATGAAATCATTGACGTGGCATCATGAACCCTACTTTCATTGGTCTAGGCCCATCATGTTCCCTAACATAAAGGCAAATGGGCCCATAGCTTGATTGGCCACAACATAACTGATGTAGACCCTTTTTGTCCATGTCAATAACATTTAACATGTGAGGATGAGTGCCTTGAATCatagaaaattttcattttaacAATTTCCTCCTTGGTTTCACCTTGTCTCTAGAGTCCTCAAGGTGAATAATTGTTAATTGCCGATGTAACTAGTTATGGCTTGTTGATGTCTTTTTGCGTAGATTGTGCTTCTCTCTACCTTAACTCTGCACATCTCCCTTTAATGGCGTTAGGTTAATAGCCTTTTCATTTTCTTAGATTTTGAAGGCTCTAAGCAAGGACTTTGTAAAAGCACGTTACCTTTTTTTACGAATGCTGCTTCATATTTCATATAGTTGTCCATTGTGTAAGAAAGCTGATTTATGTCATGTGGTTTATCATTCTTGTATGGCAAAAGCGCATAAGCAATCCATCTTAAACATAGTCCAAGCTGTTGTCTTATGCTATGCAGATATCATTTGTACCAGTATGAGGATTGTTTTTAAGGTGCGAAGAAGTTAATTTATCTAGATATTGAACATAATAAAATAACTATTTCAAATTCAAGTGGTGGGGTCTTTGTCACTAAATTTAAGAAGGTTGACTACATGTGCAGCGGATTGTGCCTTCCATAAACCACATAGATGATTGAGAAATTTGTGAAGGATTGTTGTCACCATTATAGCTTTTTCAGGCAAATATGAGGGGATATCTTTGAAGAGCATTTTAGAGTTGATAAGCTTGTCCTTAAGTTGAGAGGTTCAAGGAGCCATTCAAAGGCGATATCATC is from Musa acuminata AAA Group cultivar baxijiao chromosome BXJ1-6, Cavendish_Baxijiao_AAA, whole genome shotgun sequence and encodes:
- the LOC135677009 gene encoding protein FAR1-RELATED SEQUENCE 3-like isoform X1, encoding MASSEKDAALATTPSDAPTIFDKIIHKEIPSKVVYEDEKARVSGQSKFNATLGRASSPASEKLPSLWPRQDVTFINNDNFRTSNQIRVDSHPPPLATMVVHQDTSSSRNMETLPRLKSMTWIMQNRNSAPANRVAVITLKLQDYTNSTSGELEVKFQLSKDTLEAMLRTMTYISEQLSSSVEQSSEPSAKKPKQ
- the LOC135677009 gene encoding protein FAR1-RELATED SEQUENCE 3-like isoform X2, yielding MASSEKDAALATTPSDAPTIFDKIIHKEIPSKVVYEDEKARVSGQSKFNATLGRASSPASEKLPSLWPRQDVTFINNDNFRTSNQIRVDSHPPPLATMVVHQDTSSSRNMETLPRLKSMTWIMQNRNSAPANRVAVITLKLQDYTNSTSGELEVKFQLSKDTLEAMLRTMTYISEQLSSSLFSLFVS